The stretch of DNA TTAATACAATAGCGTCGGAATAACATGACAAAGTTCTAATGGTATCTTGTAAAGTTTCTCCCTTTTTAACTGAAGATGAACCATGatcaacagcaacaactcTACCACCCAATCTTTGCATAGCAGCATCAAATGAAGTGGAAGTTCTTGTAGATGGTTCATAAAACATGGTGGCCAACACTCTACCTTGTAAGAGATCCAAAACCCCTTGTCTTTCAACTGCCAATCTCATTTCTTGAGCAACAGTGAATAATGAATGCAAATCTGATCTGGTAATGTCTTTAACAGAAATAATGTTGTTTCTTAAGAAAGTATTGTTGTGTCTGATGTAATCACTCAAGGCAGCAATTTCACCTAATGATCCAGCAATTGGTTGAGAAACTAATTCAGAACCCAATTTTTCGAAAATTGCTGGTTGTGGTTCTGGAGTTTCTGGTGCCAATGATGGACGACGCATATCACTACTGAATGAGACTCTCTTGTTACCGAGTCTTGGTGATTCTGGAATACCTGCAGTGGATCCAAATCTACTTCTTGGTACAACTTCATTCTTACCCAAGGCAATTTGAGACAAAACAGAACCATCCAATACAACAGTTTCATTATGGAAGGAAACTCTTTCAACGGCACCTCTCAATCtcaatttagaaaattCAGGATACACTGGTTCAACAGTAGCAAATCTATCCAAATCAAGAACAACTTGAGCATCTTGTTTTGGCAAGTTGAAGATTTTGGCTGGATTATCGTGGAATTTACTAACAATGTCACCGATAGTAAGTTTACCGGCTTTAACAGCAGTTAATAACAATGGAACAGCTTCTTTGATTCCCATACCCGGAGCAATCTCAGTACCAGATGCCTTAGCAATCAAATATGGCAAAACACCAATGGAGAAACAATCAACATCTTTCAAGTTTTCCCACAAATATTCTTGATCTTGTTTGTTTGGTAAGAATGGATAATCCAATTCATCTTTAGATAAGAACAATGAATGGACAGCAACATCACAAGTAACTTGTaaagttttttctttagcCATCttaatcaaatccaaatctTCTTTAGAAGAAACACCAGTAATGTGAATGGACCTGTTGTACAATGAGGCCAACAATAAAACTGAAGCTAAATCAGTAGTTTTGGCATCAGTAATGATTGGCTTGTTGTTTGGCCAAGATGAAAATTGAGCAGTCAAGGCTGAAACTTTAGAATTGGCAAAATCATTGAATGGTAAGAACAAAGATCCTGCATTGTCGGCAGCATCACTGACACTTTGAGAATTGGTTTCAGAAGCAGCAATGGAAACGGAATAATCGGTGTATGCACTAGCACCAACAGCATCAATGGCGTCAATAAGACTTCTGTAATCAGTAACTGAAGCACCAGCTTGAGTATGAGGCAAGAAGGCGTTAAAAGTGAACCCAGCAGCTAATGATTCTTTGGTGGTTTgttcaaaatcatcaaatgaaGTAGCAAAGGAAGTAATGTTGATCAATCCAGGTAAAATAGCAGTACCATGAGAAGTTTGAGCATCTCTGTTGGAAACTTCCAAAGAAATGTTTCTAGCAATAGCTTCAACTAATAATTTGGCGTTTTTAACATTGGTAACCAATGGAACAGCATAATCAACAGCCATACGACGAGATTCATAACCTTTAGACATATAAGAAGCTGGACGACGGAATCTATTGGCAGATGGCAAGTTGACATACAAGTCAATCAAGTTGTTAGCTAAATGTTGGCTCAAATTATATTCGGATTTTTGATCTTCATCTTTACTCAAGACTTCCAAATAATGAACTGGAATACCATGTTCCTTAATGAAATCGGCAGTACCAGCAGTGGCAAAGATTTTGTAACCCAATTCATGTAATTTGGCAATACTTGGTAATAATTCTTGCTTTTCTTTGAATGACCCAatagaaaacaaaatgtttttctttggtaATTTGAATCCAGTggaaattaatgatttcaaataagCTTCGTATTTGTTCTTACCAAAAGTAGCAACTTCACCAGTGGAAGCCATTTCAACTCCTAAAACAGGATCAGCACCAGCTAATCTTGAGAATGAAAATTGTGGCACTTTGACAGCACAGTAATCCTCAGGTAATCTTTCACCTGGATATGGAACAATTGGCAAGTCCAACATAGCTTTAGTAGccatttcaatcaaatcaacaccaacaacttTAGAAACAAATGGGAATGATCTTGATGCTCTGACGTTACATTCAATGACTTTGATATCATTGTCTTTGgcaatgaattgaatattgtAAGGACCAGTGATATCCAAAGCTTTACCAATCTTGGCAGTAGCTTCGACGATTCTTCTAACGGTTTCTGGATCCAAATCTTGTGGTGGAACAATCAAAGTAGCGTCACCAGAATGGACACCAGCATTTTCAACGTGTTCAGAAACAACATGCATGATCATCTTACCATCTTTGGCAACAGCAtccatttcaatttctttagcattttcaatatatttgGTAATGACAACTGGATAATCTGGTGAAACGTCAACGGCTTGACCCAAGTATGAAGCTAAATCATCTTTAGAATAAACAGTGTTCATAGCAGCACCAGACAAAACGTATGAAGGACGAACCAAAACTGGGTAACCGACTTTTTCGGCAAAATCTTCAGCTTCATCAACAGAAGTCAATTCTTTCCAAGCTGGTTGATCAACACCAATTCTATCCAACATTCTTGAGAATTTATATCTGTTTTCAGCAGAGTCAATCATTTCTGGAGATGTACCCAAAATCTTGACATTTTGTCTGTACAATGGTAAGGCAATATTGTTTGAAGTTTGACCACCCATAGAAATAATAACCCCGGAAGATTGTTCCAAGTCATAAATATCCAAAACTCTTTCCAAGTTGATTGGTTCGAAATACAATCTGTCGGCTTCATCATAATCGGTGGAAACAGTTTCTGGGTTATAATTGATCATGACTGTTTTGACATTGTTTTCACGCAAAGTTCTAATGGCTCTAACGGCACACCAATCGAATTCAACAGAAGAACCAATTCTGTAAACACCAGAACCAAGAACAATAACACCATTATCGTCAAATTTAACGTCGGAAGAATCGGCATTGTAAGTGACATACAAATAATTGGTGAAAGCTGGGAATTCAGCAGCAACAGTATCGATTTGTTTAACAAATGGAATGATACCAGCATCTTTTCTTAATCTTCTAATGGCAACTTCGTTAGAACCTAAGAATTTAGCAATTTGTCTATCTTCGAATCCCAATTGTTTGGCTTGTCTTAAGATTGACATTGGAACATCTTCCTTGGCACCATATGAGGCAATCTTGTTaccaaatttgattaaacCGTCCAATTTGTTCAAGAACCATTTATCGATATTGGTTAATTTCCAAACTTTATCAACAGAATAACCATCTGACAAGGCATTGGCAATGGCAAACAAACGTTGATCTGATGGTGtttgtaattcttgatcaatatcaattgacATTAATGCAGCAGTTTTGTTGAAACCCAAGTTGTGGTAATCAGTAGATCTGATGGCTTTTTGAATGGCTTCTTCGAAAGTTCTACCAATGGCCATAACTTCACCAACAGATTTCATTGATGAAGACAAAAGGGCTGAGACACGAgtgaattttttcaaatcccATCTTGGAATTTTAACCACACAGTAATCCAATGATGGTTCAAAACAAGCACTGGTTGATTTGGTAACAgagtttttgatttcattcAATGGAATGTTAAGACCCAATTTGGCAGCGGTATAAGCTAATGGATAACCAGTGGCTTTAGAAGCTAAAGCTGAAGAACGAGACAATCTGGCATTGACTTCGATAATACAGTATTCCTTGGAGAATGGGTTCAAGGCATATTGAATGTTACATTCCCCAACAACACCCAAATGTCTAATGACATTAACGGCAGTAGTTCTCAACATGTTATAATCTTCATCTGACAAGGTTTGTGAAGgagcaacaacaatggaATCACCAGTGTGAATACCCAATGgatcaaaattttccatATTACAAACAGTAATACAATTGTCAAAGGCATCACGAACAACTTCATATTCAACTTCTTTCCAACCTTTCATGGATCTTTCAACAAGAACTTGTGGAGAAGTGGCAAATGCTTTGTTACACAAGGCcaccaattcttcttcgttGTCAGCAAAACCTGAACCTAACCCACCTAAAGCATAAGCAGCTCTAACAATCAATGGGTAACCAATAGCATTGGCAGCGTCAACGGCTTCCTTGACGGTGTTACAAGCTTCAGATCTGGCacatttttcattgatttcgGCCATGGCGGAGGCAAATAATTCTCTATCTTCAGTGGTAATAACAGTATCAATTTGAGTACCAAGAACTTTGACACCCAAACcttcaaattcatctttCAAGGCAATACCAACACTCAAAGCAGTTTGACCACCAAAAGTACAGTAAATACCATCAGGTCTTTCATGTTTAATAACTTTTCTAACAAATTCTGGGGTAACCGGTAAGAAATAAACTTTATCGGCTAAACCTTTTGAAGTTTGAATAGTGGCAATATTTGGATTGATTAAAACTGTGTAAAtaccttcttctttcaaagCTTTAATGGCTTGAGAACCAGAATAATCGAATTCA from Candida albicans SC5314 chromosome R, complete sequence encodes:
- the URA2 gene encoding bifunctional carbamoylphosphate synthetase/aspartate transcarbamylase (Putative bifunctional carbamoylphosphate synthetase-aspartate transcarbamylase; flucytosine induced; macrophage/pseudohyphal-induced; 5'-UTR intron; flow model biofilm repressed); this encodes MAQLSVPITPPMESTGDVLMTLETQDGIALQGYSFGAAKPAAGEVVFQTGMVGYPESITDPSYEGQILVITYPLVGNYGVPDRELLDEDYEPALPKYFESNKIHIAGLVVAHYTEEYSHWLAKSSLGKWLQEQGIPAIYGVDTRSLTKRLREKGSTLGRLAIQNSDYKSEEIISQSKSNPQNWKKFFNVPEFDDPNVKNLVAKVSTDKPILYTPKKTNENIKLGKNGKPIRILAVDVGMKYNQIRCFVRRGVELLVVPWDYDFTTEEYDGLFISNGPGDPAVMDKTVERLQKILKEGKTPVFGICLGHQLLARATGASTLKLKFGNRGHNIPCTSTISGRCYITSQNHGYAVDTATLSNGWKELFVNANDGSNEGIYHESKPFFSVQFHPESTPGPRDTEFLFDVFIKSVVDFNQSGGVYKQVEFPGGKLAENRAAHPKVDVKKVLVLGSGGLSIGQAGEFDYSGSQAIKALKEEGIYTVLINPNIATIQTSKGLADKVYFLPVTPEFVRKVIKHERPDGIYCTFGGQTALSVGIALKDEFEGLGVKVLGTQIDTVITTEDRELFASAMAEINEKCARSEACNTVKEAVDAANAIGYPLIVRAAYALGGLGSGFADNEEELVALCNKAFATSPQVLVERSMKGWKEVEYEVVRDAFDNCITVCNMENFDPLGIHTGDSIVVAPSQTLSDEDYNMLRTTAVNVIRHLGVVGECNIQYALNPFSKEYCIIEVNARLSRSSALASKATGYPLAYTAAKLGLNIPLNEIKNSVTKSTSACFEPSLDYCVVKIPRWDLKKFTRVSALLSSSMKSVGEVMAIGRTFEEAIQKAIRSTDYHNLGFNKTAALMSIDIDQELQTPSDQRLFAIANALSDGYSVDKVWKLTNIDKWFLNKLDGLIKFGNKIASYGAKEDVPMSILRQAKQLGFEDRQIAKFLGSNEVAIRRLRKDAGIIPFVKQIDTVAAEFPAFTNYLYVTYNADSSDVKFDDNGVIVLGSGVYRIGSSVEFDWCAVRAIRTLRENNVKTVMINYNPETVSTDYDEADRLYFEPINLERVLDIYDLEQSSGVIISMGGQTSNNIALPLYRQNVKILGTSPEMIDSAENRYKFSRMLDRIGVDQPAWKELTSVDEAEDFAEKVGYPVLVRPSYVLSGAAMNTVYSKDDLASYLGQAVDVSPDYPVVITKYIENAKEIEMDAVAKDGKMIMHVVSEHVENAGVHSGDATLIVPPQDLDPETVRRIVEATAKIGKALDITGPYNIQFIAKDNDIKVIECNVRASRSFPFVSKVVGVDLIEMATKAMLDLPIVPYPGERLPEDYCAVKVPQFSFSRLAGADPVLGVEMASTGEVATFGKNKYEAYLKSLISTGFKLPKKNILFSIGSFKEKQELLPSIAKLHELGYKIFATAGTADFIKEHGIPVHYLEVLSKDEDQKSEYNLSQHLANNLIDLYVNLPSANRFRRPASYMSKGYESRRMAVDYAVPLVTNVKNAKLLVEAIARNISLEVSNRDAQTSHGTAILPGLINITSFATSFDDFEQTTKESLAAGFTFNAFLPHTQAGASVTDYRSLIDAIDAVGASAYTDYSVSIAASETNSQSVSDAADNAGSLFLPFNDFANSKVSALTAQFSSWPNNKPIITDAKTTDLASVLLLASLYNRSIHITGVSSKEDLDLIKMAKEKTLQVTCDVAVHSLFLSKDELDYPFLPNKQDQEYLWENLKDVDCFSIGVLPYLIAKASGTEIAPGMGIKEAVPLLLTAVKAGKLTIGDIVSKFHDNPAKIFNLPKQDAQVVLDLDRFATVEPVYPEFSKLRLRGAVERVSFHNETVVLDGSVLSQIALGKNEVVPRSRFGSTAGIPESPRLGNKRVSFSSDMRRPSLAPETPEPQPAIFEKLGSELVSQPIAGSLGEIAALSDYIRHNNTFLRNNIISVKDITRSDLHSLFTVAQEMRLAVERQGVLDLLQGRVLATMFYEPSTRTSTSFDAAMQRLGGRVVAVDHGSSSVKKGETLQDTIRTLSCYSDAIVLRHPSEESADIAAKYSPVPIINAGNGTKEHPTQALLDLFTIREELGTVNGITVTFMGDLKYGRPVHSLCHLLRHYQVRVQLVAPKELQIPAEIRQQLIDNNMLIAESEELTKEILARSDVLYCTRVQEERFADKEQYQRLKDTYIVDNKILSNAKQHMCVMHPLPRTNEIREEVDFDQRAAYFRQMRHGLFIRMALLAMVIGVDF